A genome region from Bombus pyrosoma isolate SC7728 linkage group LG14, ASM1482585v1, whole genome shotgun sequence includes the following:
- the LOC122574902 gene encoding mediator of RNA polymerase II transcription subunit 24, whose amino-acid sequence MCNLLISAMETKVTSKTSSLKALLLRAWRERWSDLQWGINIKTILPRGVSGDVYNLADCILQQALVGLGPNQLVLSYLKHSLSSQLVSYAAVLQRISKYDAFHKPHCILSLLEFLESIQVGITCRGKPEEDLLAAAVLSIVHWLLQCYLHTLTKMPQNNPLTPQPTELMDKPASILKQMLSSDFLCAMMYLAKYDDKDLYIEVVKKCQEIEALLKTSSLKSSVPIEESLKKLCNLEVDCVTLSPEMSQMESLTHCLQPLFAVQVLLNPSTETSVFVNQMLMVQRLKNYTNARLYCEIIRACLMCLHNVTSTFKESQWGAFTFLKVPLILKELHVAHTNGDDKLEYSQDILDAFELLLQFTPLLDIVDTACSCNSIECLLNALQKVNLVTEKLTKQLSGRREGVTATLQKLESSTSTPSIPKVIVRAEPTLSGILKTLNADYTKIHEALLSMLYQVLTGKSFELMLAVATVEGKLKTFVTKLIKFNECSKQISEPVPPKTAATRAMLFDISFLMLCSIVQTYGSDAVLEEGEGDSFFEQWVRECMPERNQPKSPQKMLQNIDPARVDALLAQINSPETDLKSSNIKWHIACQSAMGAVKELLCAWESDVLGASDVKRALDGLRATACCLPVCAAAWLCAYMSITHQDALLKPLNMVQHFLTPLPGDEMQENLKERSSLMSQIIRKMQYDVHPPTQSKTKVLSMSHSIISRQPILEQLETVWGNINQRGWINIQATQSLESLLNTGGSLWFVTNIVKEVLKYRYQEELDQAVDLAFAIFHLDIENCTLDLINHIIPQYLYNSLQSEELVEPQSSVLAKLCVYCIFSTLEYNNSNPSRGNSKKRVRRDLDADELDALGMPANKILRLNDAGDSKPIFGSQSPQAQGSTNGQKSVVLRDPLLSALNALFTIFTFLAGRDGEVSQQTHFILQFLRLMVQCGKDRTRIVLQGMPQTLVPCLLKALPELFATDILLRFYDIQTAVGRKATARDLCMLRNINLKPSK is encoded by the exons ATGTGTAACCTCCTAATATCAGCCATGGAGACTAAAGTAACTAGCAAGACTAGTAGTTTGAAAGCTCTTTTGCTGCGTGCATGGAGGGAACGTTGGAGTGATTTACAGTGGGGTATTAATATCAAAACT attttaccAAGAGGTGTTAGCGGAGATGTATATAATTTAGCAGACTGTATATTACAGCAGGCATTAGTAGGACTTGGACCAAATCAATTAGTACTTTcatatttgaaacattcttTAAGTTCTCAG tTGGTCTCCTACGCGGCTGTGTTACAACGAATAAGTAAATACGATGCCTTTCACAAGCCGCATTGTATCTTAAGCCTTCTAGAATTTTTAGAGTCTATACAAGTAGGAATAACGTGCCGTGGTAAACCAGAGGAGGACCTTTTGGCTGCTGCAGTATTATCCATAGTACATTGGTTATTACAGTGTTATTTACATACTTTGACAAAAATGCCACAAAACAATCCATTGACGCCACAACCAACAGAATTGATGGACAAACCAGCCAGTATATTGAAGCAGATGCTTAGCTCTGATTTCCTTTGTGCTATGATGTATTTAGCCAAGTATGATGATAAAGATTTGTACATAGAGGTTGTAAAGAAGTGTCAAGAGATTGAAGCACTGTTAAAAACTAGTAGTCTCAAGTCTTCTGTTCCTATAGAGGAATCTCTAAAAAAATTGTGCAATTTGGAAGTTGATTGCGTAACGCTATCTCCTGAAATGTCACAAATGGAATCTTTAACTCATTGCCTGCAACCTTTGTTTGCAGTGCAGGTGTTGCTAAACCCTAGTACAGAGACGTCCGTATTCGTTAATCAAATGCTTATGGTCCAAAGACTTAAGAATTATACAAACGCGAGACTGTATTGCGAGATAATTCGTGCGTGTTTAATGTGTCTGCACAATGTTACTAGCACGTTTAAAGAATCGCAATGGGGAGCTTTCACTTTTCTGAAAGTACCCCTCATTTTGAAGGAATTACACGTGGCGCACACGAATGGGGACGATAAATTGGAATATTCGCAAGATATTCTAGACGCCTTCGAATTACTACTCCAATTTACTCCGCTTCTTGACATAGTGGACACTGCATGTTCTTGTAACAGCATAGAGTGTTTGTTAAATGCCCTGCAGAAAGTCAACTTAGTTACAGAAAAGCTAACGAAACAATTAAGTGGCAGAAGGGAAGGCGTTACCGCGACGTTACAGAAATTAGAATCGTCCACGTCCACACCCTCCATTCCTAAAGTAATTGTACGTGCGGAGCCAACTTTATCTGGAATTTTGAAAACCCTCAATGCAGATTATACAAAGATTCACGAGGCTCTACTTAGTATGTTATATCAAGTTCTGACTGGAAAGAGCTTTGAATTGATGTTGGCTGTAGCTACCGTGGAAGGAAAGTTGAAAACTTTTGTTACCAAATTAATTAAGTTCAATGAATGCAGCAAGCAAATCAGCGAACCTGTTCCACCAAAGACTGCAGCAACTAGAGCGATGTTGTTCGATATATCGTTCCTTATGTTGTGTTCTATAGTGCAAACTTACGGATCTGAT gCTGTTTTAgaggaaggagaaggagaCTCCTTTTTCGAACAGTGGGTACGTGAGTGCATGCCCGAACGAAACCAACCAAAGTCGCCCCAAAAAATGCTGCAGAATATCGACCCTGCAAGGGTGGATGCGTTGTTAGCGCAAATCAATTCTCCAGAAACGGATTTGAAATCTAGTAATATAAAGTGGCATATCGCGTGTCAGTCGGCTATGGGGGCTGTGAAAGAGCTTCTCTGTGCGTGGGAGAGCGACGTACTTGGAGCTAGTGACGTTAAAAGAGCTCTAGATGGTTTGCGTGCAACTGCTTGTTGTTTACCAGTTTGTGCAGCAGCTTGGCTTTGTGCATATATGAGTATTACTCACCAAGATGCACTCTTGAAACCTCTAAACATGGTACAGCACTTTTTAACTCCGCTTCCTGGAGATGAAATGCAAGAAAATCTTAAGGAGCG atCGAGTTTGATGTCACAAATCATTCGTAAAATGCAGTATGATGTTCATCCCCCTACACAATCGAAAACGAAGGTGCTTTCAATGTCTCATAG TATTATATCAAGGCAACCTATATTGGAGCAATTAGAAACTGTGTGGGGGAATATAAATCAGCGAGGGTGGATAAATATCCAGGCGACACAATCTTTGGAATCTTTGTTAAATACTGGTGGCTCCTTATGGTTCGTAACGAATATCGTGAAAGAAGtgttaaaatatcgttatcaAGAGGAGTTGGACCAAGCGGTAGATTTAGCGTTCGCCATTTTTCATCTCGACATCGAGAACTGTACCTTAGATCTCATCAACCATATCATTccacaatatttatataactcTTTACA GAGCGAAGAACTTGTAGAACCACAATCCTCAGTGTTAGCGAAATTATGCGTGTACTGTATATTTTCTACGTTAGAATATAACAATTCGAATCCTTCTCGCGGGAACAGTAAAAAACGAGTTCGTCGAGACTTAGACGCAGATGAACTGGACGCTCTTGGCATGCCagcgaacaaaattttaagattaaatGACGCAGGAGATTCTAAACCTATATTCGGTTCGCAAAGTCCGCAAGCTCAGGGTTCTACTAATGGTCAAAAATCGGTTGTGTTGAGGGACCCTCTTCTCTCAGCGTTAAATGCATTGTTCACGATATTCACATTTCTGGCTGGCAGAGATGGTGAAGTATCTCAGCAGACTCATTTTATACTTCAATTTTTACGTCTGATGGTACAATGCGGAAAAGATAGAACACGTATCGTGTTGCAGGGAATGCCACAAACATTG GTACCTTGCCTTCTGAAAGCATTGCCTGAATTGTTCGCGACTGATATTCTGCTAAGATTTTATGATATTCAAACAGCGGTTGGGAGAAAAGCAACGGCACGTGACTTATGTATGCTGAGAAATATCAATCTGAAACCCTCAAAATGA